From Pseudomonas vanderleydeniana, the proteins below share one genomic window:
- the gspE gene encoding type II secretion system ATPase GspE, whose protein sequence is MMRRLPFGFARRFGVLLEPQGETATLLIRADTPLTALAEARRQLGRDWPLQPLGEADFAERLAACYSDGQSAAEQVAQGLDDELDLMSLADHLPTTADLLEQEGDAPIIRLINALLGEAVREKASDVHLETFEHSVSVRLRVDGQLREVLQPRRELATLLVSRIKVMARLDIAEKRVPQDGRIALRLAGHEVDVRVSTLPSAHGERVVLRLLDKQAGRLELARLGMPDETLERFRRILGKPHGIFLVTGPTGSGKTTSLYAALNHLNDRTRNILTVEDPIEYHLPGIGQTPVNPKVEMTFARGLRAILRQDPDVVMVGEIRDRETAAIAVQASLTGHLVLSTLHTNSAAGAVTRLLDMGVDAYLLASSLVGVLAQRLVRTLCPACKVPVQADTAACQRLGVELPVAPRIFRAAGCPRCQQGYRGRTGIYELIGITQPLAQMIHNGASEPELARQARNLGPSLFQDGRRLVLEGLTSLDELLRVTQED, encoded by the coding sequence ATGATGCGTCGATTGCCCTTCGGTTTTGCCCGACGTTTCGGCGTGCTGCTGGAGCCGCAGGGCGAGACGGCGACCCTGCTGATCCGCGCCGATACACCGTTGACCGCACTGGCCGAGGCTCGGCGTCAGCTGGGCCGGGACTGGCCGCTGCAGCCACTCGGCGAGGCCGACTTCGCCGAGCGCCTGGCTGCCTGCTACAGCGACGGCCAGAGTGCCGCCGAGCAGGTCGCCCAGGGCCTGGACGACGAGCTCGACCTGATGAGCCTGGCCGATCACCTGCCGACAACCGCCGACCTGCTGGAGCAGGAGGGGGATGCGCCGATCATCCGCCTGATCAATGCCCTGCTCGGCGAGGCGGTGCGGGAAAAGGCCTCGGACGTGCACCTGGAAACCTTCGAACACAGTGTCTCGGTGCGCCTGCGGGTGGATGGCCAGTTGCGCGAGGTGCTGCAGCCACGACGTGAACTGGCGACCTTGCTGGTATCGCGGATCAAGGTCATGGCCCGGCTGGACATCGCCGAGAAGCGCGTGCCGCAGGATGGCCGGATCGCCCTGCGACTGGCCGGCCACGAGGTCGATGTACGCGTCTCGACCCTGCCTTCGGCCCATGGCGAGCGGGTGGTGCTGCGCCTGCTGGACAAGCAGGCCGGGCGCCTCGAACTGGCCCGGCTCGGCATGCCGGACGAAACACTGGAGCGTTTCCGGCGCATCCTCGGCAAACCCCACGGGATCTTCCTGGTCACCGGACCAACCGGGTCGGGCAAGACCACCAGCCTCTACGCGGCGTTGAATCACCTCAACGATCGTACCCGCAACATCCTCACGGTCGAGGACCCGATCGAGTACCACCTGCCCGGCATCGGCCAGACACCGGTCAATCCCAAGGTGGAGATGACCTTTGCCCGTGGCCTGCGGGCGATCCTGCGCCAGGACCCGGACGTGGTGATGGTGGGCGAGATCCGTGATCGGGAAACCGCTGCGATTGCCGTGCAGGCCTCGCTCACCGGCCACCTGGTGCTGTCGACCCTGCACACCAACAGCGCGGCGGGGGCCGTGACCCGCCTGCTGGACATGGGCGTGGATGCCTACCTGCTCGCGTCATCGCTGGTCGGCGTGCTGGCCCAGCGGCTGGTGCGCACCCTGTGTCCCGCGTGCAAGGTGCCGGTGCAGGCCGATACGGCTGCCTGCCAGCGCCTGGGCGTTGAGCTTCCGGTCGCGCCGAGGATTTTCAGGGCCGCGGGCTGTCCGCGCTGCCAGCAGGGCTACCGTGGCCGCACCGGCATCTACGAACTGATCGGCATCACCCAGCCCCTGGCGCAGATGATCCACAACGGTGCCAGTGAACCGGAGCTGGCCCGGCAGGCCCGGAACCTCGGTCCCAGCCTGTTCCAGGACGGACGGCGCCTGGTGCTGGAAGGCCTCACCAGCCTCGACGAACTGCTGCGCGTCACGCAGGAAGACTGA